Part of the Leptolyngbya sp. BL0902 genome, CCACGGGGTGAGGCTCCGGCGATATCTCAGGGGGCCGCTGCACCAGCACCTTCAGCCCCGACGGTGTTATCACCCGCATCACGGTGCTATCGCCCCCCGCTAGGTGGCCCTTGAGCAGGTTGGTATCGCCAATGAAATCGGCCACAAAGGGGGTGGTGGGGCGGTCGTAAATGTCGCTGGGGGTGCCAATTTGGTCAATCCGTCCGGCGTTCATCACGGCAATGCGGTCGGAGAGGGAGAGGGCTTCCTCTTGGTCGTGCGTCACCATGATAAAGGTGATGCCCAACTGGCGATGCAGGGTAGACAACTCCACCTGCATTTGCTTACGCAGCTTCAGATCCAAGGCTCCGAGGGGTTCATCCAGCAGCATCACCGCTGGACGATTGACCAAGGCCCGCGCCAGGGCCACCCGCTGCTTTTGCCCGCCGGAGAGCTGATTGGGCATCCGGTCGGCAAGGCTCTCCATCCGCACCAGCCGCAGGGCATCTAGCACCCGCTCCCGCACCTGGCTAGAGGGCAGGCGCTTAATTTTGAGGCCAAAGGCAATGTTGTCTCGCACGGTCATGTGGTCGAACAGGGCATAGCTTTGGAACACCGTGTTCACCGGGCGGCGGTGGGCGGGAATGCGGCCCATGTCCACGCCCTGAATCATCACCAATCCCTCGGTGGGGGTCTCAAATCCGGCAATGAGCCGCAGCGTGGTGGTTTTGCCGCAGCCGGAGGGGCCGAGAATGCTAAAAAATTCGCCTTGGTAAATTCGCAGATCCAGCCCTTGCACCGCTGGCTCGTCGTCAAAACGCTTGATCACCCCCCGAAGCTCGACATCAACTGCCCCCTCGGTGGCCGTGGCCGGGGTGGTGGAGTAAACCGTTTGTGCCATGGCAGCGCATCCCCATTGTCAACCCAACTTTAGCGATCTAATTGCAGATAAACAAGTCAATTCCAAAAATCCGCTCCAAAGAGGGTTCGGCCTGAAACGTGGGTCTTCGCCTAAACTGTATATATAGACACAGTTTTTGGGAACGCTAGTCAGAGGAGCTTGAAAGTCCTCAGAAAACGTCAGGCTTTTTGTCCCAGTCTGGAGGATAGACCCATGACAACGGCATTTATCAACGGCTTAGAAATTATTGCTGTCATGACCATGATGACCCTGGTGATGTGCCCTGTCCTGCTGTGGTTGTTGCCCCAGCGGTAGGGCCTGCCCGCTCCCCTATGGTTCTGGGCGGTGGGGCTGGGGATGCTCCCAGGTGCCTGAGAGTAGGCGGGTGGCTTCGTCGGCAAATTCTGGCTCATCCTCCCCGTCGGGTTCGAGCAGGGCGAGGGGATAGGGAGGGGGGGCTTGCCCTAGGGCGTCAGGGCCGCTGAAATTCAGGTGTTGCTCCACGATTTCCAAGTCTCGCAGCGCCTCCCAGGCCGACTGGTAGCGGTCGATAAAGTTGTACTGCACCAGGCGAGACAGCAGGTGAGCTAGGGCAGGATGGAGGTCTGGGGCGGCATAGCGCCAGATAATTTCTCCCTTGGCATCGCGTTTGAAGGCGTAGGCCGGAATCCCGGTCAGGGCCTCTAGGGCGGTGATGCCGAGGGCATAGAGGTCGCTGGCAAAGGTGGGCATCCCAGCGGATTGTTCGCTGGGCATATAGCCCTGGGTGCCGACGCCCACGGTGGCGGTGGGAGGATCACTGTCTTCGGTGGTGAGGGAGTGAGACAGCGCCTTCACGGCACCAAAGTCAATCAGTACCAGTCGCCGATCTTGGTGACGGCGAATGATATTGGCGGGTTTGATATCCCGGTGAATTACTCCCTGACTGTGGACAAAGCCGATCACGGGCAGTAAATCCTTCAGTAGGTGCAGCACGTAGATCTGAGGCTGGGGCCGACGGGAGGCCAGTTCCGCTTGGAGCAGATGGCCTTCAATCATTTCCTCCACCAAGTAGAAGGCATTTTGGAACTCGAAGTAGGCCAGCAGGCGAGGAATTTGGTCGTGGTGGCCCAGACGCTCTAGGGTTTCGGCTTCGCTGGCAAAAAAGCGCTGCCCTAACCGATGGGCCTTCGGGTCATCGCTGATTATCCGCAGTTGCTTGACGACGCAGATGGGTGCGCCCGGTCGTTGGGTATCTTGGGCCACGTAGGTTTCGCCAAACCCCCCCGAACCTAATAACCGGGTGACGCGGTAACGGTTGCCCAGCATCAGGCCAATCACCTCCTCCTGCCGCCGTCGCAGCAGGTCTTGGAGGTCGTCCTGCTGGCTGATGATTTCCTGCACAATGGGCGAGGTGACGTACTGTTCGAGGGTTTGGCGCAGGCGTTGTTTCCGCAGTTGTTCGGTGACGATGTCCGTCACAATGTAGGTTCCGCCCATCACTAAAAAGCCCAGGATCGGCACCCCCATGGGTAGCCAATAGCCCCCCAGCGCAAAGACACCATAGCTTAGCCAAAACCAGGTGCTTCCCACCGCTACCGTCCAGCCCAGCCTTGCCACTGGACGATTAAACCGCCACAGCAGCCCCCCAAACCCCGCCCCCGCCGATAGGATCAGCGCCGCCCGCAGCCAGGGGTAGGGAAGCTGACGCAGGGCCACCCCTTGGCGCAGATTTGCGAGGTCATGGGCCAGAATTTCAACCCCGGCCATCGCCTCTGGGTGAAACAGGGTTTGGGAGAAGGGGGCTCGGTGAAAGTCTTGGAGAAATCGAGCGGTGGCTCCAATCAGCACAATTTTGTCCTGGAAAAATTCGCCGTTGCCCAGGTGGTTCATCCAGGGGTCGGGATCCAGCACGTACCAAAAGGGCAGGTGTTGAAAACTGTAGGCTGGCCCATAGAATGCCACAAAGTCACCCCGGCGAGGGGGAAAATCCACCTGGGCGGCTCGGAGGGTGGCCTCCGTCAGGGTCTCAAAATCGCGGTAGAGGTTGTCGATCTGGCCTGCATCGGCGGTGGCGTCTAGGTGTGCCTGTCGGCTCTCCAAATAGGCCCGCCCATGGCGATGGATGCGGCTATCCACCTCTATGGGAGAGTTAATGCTGCCCACCCGCACAGGGGTTTCCAACAGCCGAGGCAGGGGCAATCGCAGTTGATCTAGGGTGCCCTGGCGCAGGTCGGTGTCGTCAAAGCTAGCGGCCAGCACCACCCGATCCCCCCAGCGGGTCAGTACCTCGACTAGGGCATCATCGTCCTCGGGGCCGTAGCCACTTTCCGCCAGAAACAGCACATCCACCGCCACCGCCTTGGCCCCCGCCGTCAGCAGTTTGTCAATGGCCTGGGCGTAGGCCCGCCGCTCCCAGGGGATATTGGCTATGGGCGCAAGGGCCGCATACTGGTCGGGGTTGGTGCGGTAGTATTCCGCCTGGGCAAAGGATTCGTCGTCCATCGCCAAAATCACAATGTCCGCTGGGGCCGGACGGGGGCCACGAATGTCAAAAAACAGGGTTTGCAGCGGCCTATCCAACAGTTGAGCCAGGGGGGAGTCTGCGGCCCCGTGAACCGCCATAAACCCTAGCCACAGCCCCGCCAAAGCAACCCTCAGCCAGCCCTTTTTAATCTGTCGCTGCACCCAGCCCTTAACCTGGGTTTGGGGCTGGGGAGACGAGGGAGTGACCTGGGGCGCAGAGGGCATGGCATCAAACTCCAAGCAGCGGCGAAACGGAGGCTATCGGAACGGGAGTGAAGACTTGGGTAGATAGAGCCCGGTGGCTTTCAGAATAGCGAAAAGCCAACGCCTTGGGGACGCTACCTGGAGCCAGCCCAATTTTGAAGAGTTGGCCACCCAATTTTGAGGCGTTGGCCAAAGAACATAAACCGCCCTACCTTTTCGGGGGGCAGCATCGTGATCTGCCCTAGCCATGCCTCGCCCTAGATCAAGCAGAGGATATTGGGATTGGGGGGGCATCCCAGGCGGTTCACGGGGTTGTTGTGGAGGTAAATTTGGCTCAGATTGGGGAGGGATCGCAGCACTGAGGTGTCTTCGATAAGGTTGCGGTTGAGATTGAGGGAACGAAGATTTTCTAAGGCAATCAAGGGGCTTAGGTCTTCAATCTGGTTGGAGCTGAGATCCAGAACTTCTAGGGCCGTCAGCCCACCCAGGGGCGTGAGATCCACCACACGGTTTTGGTTGAGATACAGCACTCTCAGGTGAGCTAAGGGGGCGAGGGGAACGAGGGATTCTGCTTGGGTTTGGCTGAGGTGAAGTTCCTCCAGCGCCGTCAAGGATTCTAGCCCCTGAAGGCTTCTAAGGGGATTATTGGCCAGACCCAACATCCGCAGTCGATCTAAGGCAGAAAGGGGCGTTAGGTCAGTCACTTGGTTATTGCTGAGGGAGAGCCGGGTAATCTGGGGCATTTGGGCCAAGGGGCTCACATCTTGGATGGCATTGTTGTGCAACATCAGATTTGTCACCTGGGGCCAACTGGCTAGGGGGGCGATATCCGTTAACCCTTGGTAGGACAAATTCAGTAGCCGCACCACCGAGGCTCGCCGTTCTGCTAGCAGGCAGTCTTCTACCCCCAGTTCAGTCATCAGCACCGCGACCGTGTGGCGCTGGTCGTCCGATAGCTCAGCTTGGGCTTCACACCACTGCTGAAACGTCCGAGGAGCTACCGTCGCCTGGGACATTTCACCCCCCGACTCTAATTCCGGCGAATCTCCCAACGGAGGGATGCGATCTGACTCCACTGATTCTGGTGTGTCCACCGATGCGTCCACTGACTCTGGTGTGTCCACCGATTCTGACGCGCCCACTGACTCCGCCGACTCTGCTGATTCTGGTGTGTCTACTGACTCCACCGATTCTGGTGTGTCCACTGTCTGAGTCGCCGCATCCATCACTTCCAAGACGGAGGGATCTGTGGCCCCAGGTGCTGTCTCTACCCCCTGCACCACCGAGGCTTCGGCATTGTGGATGTCTACGTCCGTTGCTCCAGCCACGTCCATCCAGCCCAAAGCCGCCAGCAGCCAGACTATCCCCACCAGTCGCCCTGGGGCCAAACCGCACCTCACCAAACCAAGCCCCCCACTCTCTGAAAACACGTCCCAACAGCCTGCATAAAACAGCTCTGCGACAATATCCTATCAATTTCCCCCCGCCCTGCTCTCCCTTCCCCATTCCAATCCCCTGCCTCCGAGGGCCAATAAGCCGATAAAATGCAGAGGTTGCTAAGTCCGTGCCGGATAATGGCCAAAAAGAGTGCAGGGCTGCTGATGTACCGCCGCTCTGACCAAGGAATTGAGGTGTTGTTGGTGCACTCCGGTGGGCCATATTGGGTCAATCGTCACTGGCAGGCATGGTCAATTCCTAAAGGAGAAATTGATCCGGGCGAAGATGCCTTTACGGCTGCCCAGCGGGAATTTCAGGAGGAAACCGGACAGCGCCCCGAAGGGCAGTTCAAGGCGTTGCGGGCCGTGAGACAATCGGGGGGAAAGCTAGTGTTTGCCTGGGCCTTTGAGGGCGACTTTGACCCCGATACTCTCCACAGCAACACCTTTACCCTGGAATGGCCCCCCAACTCTGGGCATATGCAGGAGTTCCCAGAGGTGGACGAAGCCGCTTGGTTCACCCTAGAAGAAGCCCAACGCCGCATCATCAAGGCCCAGGCCCAATTTTTAGACGAACTGGTGACGGTTTTGGCCAAGACCTCCCCCGATGCCCCTATTCCCCCCCGTTTTCCCCGTTGTACCTGACGCACCTCGCCCTCAAGCACTTCCGCAACTACCGTGAGCAGTGGGTTCACTTCACGGCTCCCAAAACCATTTTGGTGGGGGAGAATGCCCAGGGCAAATCTAACCTGCTGGAGGCGGTGGAACTGTTGGCCACGCTCAAGTCCCACCGCACCAGCCGAGATCGCGACCTGGTGCAGCAAGATCAGCCCCTAGCCCAGATCAGCGCCTCGGTGCAGCGAGACCTAGGGCCAGCGGAATTGGCCCTAGTGCTGCGGGCGGCGGGGCGACGGACGACCCTCCTCAACGGCGAAAAGCTGCGACGACAGCTCGACAGCCTGGGCACCCTGAATGCGGTGCAGTTTTCGAGCCTCGACCTCAACCTGGTGCGGGGTGGCCCTGGGGAACGGCGGGCCTGGTTAGATACCCTGCTGGTGCAGCTAGAGCCCATCTATGCCCACATCCTCAGCCAGTACAACCAAGCTCTGAAGCAGCGCAATGCCCTAATCAAGCGCCTCTATGGCGACGAGGAGGCTGCTCCCCCCGACCGCACCGAACTCGCCCTCTGGGATGCTCAACTCGCCAC contains:
- a CDS encoding ABC transporter ATP-binding protein; the encoded protein is MAQTVYSTTPATATEGAVDVELRGVIKRFDDEPAVQGLDLRIYQGEFFSILGPSGCGKTTTLRLIAGFETPTEGLVMIQGVDMGRIPAHRRPVNTVFQSYALFDHMTVRDNIAFGLKIKRLPSSQVRERVLDALRLVRMESLADRMPNQLSGGQKQRVALARALVNRPAVMLLDEPLGALDLKLRKQMQVELSTLHRQLGITFIMVTHDQEEALSLSDRIAVMNAGRIDQIGTPSDIYDRPTTPFVADFIGDTNLLKGHLAGGDSTVMRVITPSGLKVLVQRPPEISPEPHPVVVSVRPEKIRLSADFPTADNCYHGQISHVMYLGTHVHCGVRLSSGETLTVLLANRGQTLPDLDTPIYAYWAAEDARLLSAESTLPDVLEDRASGSSLDR
- a CDS encoding serine/threonine-protein kinase, which translates into the protein MPSAPQVTPSSPQPQTQVKGWVQRQIKKGWLRVALAGLWLGFMAVHGAADSPLAQLLDRPLQTLFFDIRGPRPAPADIVILAMDDESFAQAEYYRTNPDQYAALAPIANIPWERRAYAQAIDKLLTAGAKAVAVDVLFLAESGYGPEDDDALVEVLTRWGDRVVLAASFDDTDLRQGTLDQLRLPLPRLLETPVRVGSINSPIEVDSRIHRHGRAYLESRQAHLDATADAGQIDNLYRDFETLTEATLRAAQVDFPPRRGDFVAFYGPAYSFQHLPFWYVLDPDPWMNHLGNGEFFQDKIVLIGATARFLQDFHRAPFSQTLFHPEAMAGVEILAHDLANLRQGVALRQLPYPWLRAALILSAGAGFGGLLWRFNRPVARLGWTVAVGSTWFWLSYGVFALGGYWLPMGVPILGFLVMGGTYIVTDIVTEQLRKQRLRQTLEQYVTSPIVQEIISQQDDLQDLLRRRQEEVIGLMLGNRYRVTRLLGSGGFGETYVAQDTQRPGAPICVVKQLRIISDDPKAHRLGQRFFASEAETLERLGHHDQIPRLLAYFEFQNAFYLVEEMIEGHLLQAELASRRPQPQIYVLHLLKDLLPVIGFVHSQGVIHRDIKPANIIRRHQDRRLVLIDFGAVKALSHSLTTEDSDPPTATVGVGTQGYMPSEQSAGMPTFASDLYALGITALEALTGIPAYAFKRDAKGEIIWRYAAPDLHPALAHLLSRLVQYNFIDRYQSAWEALRDLEIVEQHLNFSGPDALGQAPPPYPLALLEPDGEDEPEFADEATRLLSGTWEHPQPHRPEP
- a CDS encoding leucine-rich repeat domain-containing protein, whose product is MAPGRLVGIVWLLAALGWMDVAGATDVDIHNAEASVVQGVETAPGATDPSVLEVMDAATQTVDTPESVESVDTPESAESAESVGASESVDTPESVDASVDTPESVESDRIPPLGDSPELESGGEMSQATVAPRTFQQWCEAQAELSDDQRHTVAVLMTELGVEDCLLAERRASVVRLLNLSYQGLTDIAPLASWPQVTNLMLHNNAIQDVSPLAQMPQITRLSLSNNQVTDLTPLSALDRLRMLGLANNPLRSLQGLESLTALEELHLSQTQAESLVPLAPLAHLRVLYLNQNRVVDLTPLGGLTALEVLDLSSNQIEDLSPLIALENLRSLNLNRNLIEDTSVLRSLPNLSQIYLHNNPVNRLGCPPNPNILCLI
- a CDS encoding NUDIX domain-containing protein translates to MAKKSAGLLMYRRSDQGIEVLLVHSGGPYWVNRHWQAWSIPKGEIDPGEDAFTAAQREFQEETGQRPEGQFKALRAVRQSGGKLVFAWAFEGDFDPDTLHSNTFTLEWPPNSGHMQEFPEVDEAAWFTLEEAQRRIIKAQAQFLDELVTVLAKTSPDAPIPPRFPRCT